In a single window of the Allobranchiibius huperziae genome:
- a CDS encoding ATP-binding protein, which produces MRSRMRRLSSQILMAQLVILAATIGVGFVLFAHVERGHLDREYEARAASIASTVSGVPSIRSCMEHDAPGCATTIQTIAMSIGRETHASYVVVIDMHRVRHSHPDPALIGQPVTEPIVTSDGRVHLGADNGSTGRSANGKAPLYGLDGRMVGEVSVGIRESSVSSALRQELPSYATWFAIALAFGTIASFGLAAHLKRRTFGLELDEISQLLQEREGMLHGVREGVIAFDRRDRVSVVNDEAQRLLGVQVSAVGEHLNDVLPEGRLRDALAGRDTKGDDIVLTDDVILVINRMPVTVAGRPHGSIVTLRDRTEVAGLRSELDGERGLTDSLRAQQHEFANRLHAVAGLLQLGYSDEALDYVLQIQGTGAEFDNTLRTHIEAPQVVGLLLGKAAEASERGIELVIAPETWLGESPDKVQALTSILGNLIDNAFAALGTVPAPRRVVVAIVEDESEVTITVADNGPGIPAGSERMIFRDGYSTNEQAGARPRGLGLALVERLVTKLGGSTVVSGGPGARFTVRLPIASPSVPIGSGAPE; this is translated from the coding sequence GTGCGGTCCCGGATGCGCAGGCTCTCCAGCCAGATCCTGATGGCTCAGCTGGTCATCCTGGCTGCGACCATCGGGGTCGGCTTCGTGCTGTTCGCACACGTGGAGCGCGGCCACCTCGACAGGGAGTACGAGGCGCGCGCGGCCTCGATCGCCTCCACGGTGTCGGGGGTGCCGTCGATCCGCAGCTGCATGGAGCACGACGCGCCGGGCTGTGCCACGACGATCCAGACGATCGCGATGTCCATCGGCCGCGAGACCCACGCGTCGTACGTCGTGGTCATCGACATGCATCGGGTGCGTCACTCACATCCGGATCCGGCGCTGATCGGACAGCCGGTGACGGAGCCGATCGTCACGTCGGACGGCCGTGTCCATCTGGGTGCGGACAACGGGAGCACGGGCCGTTCGGCGAACGGCAAAGCGCCGCTCTACGGGCTCGACGGCCGGATGGTCGGCGAGGTGTCCGTGGGCATCAGGGAGAGCTCGGTCTCGAGTGCGCTGCGTCAGGAACTCCCCTCGTACGCAACGTGGTTCGCAATCGCGCTCGCCTTCGGCACGATCGCGTCATTCGGTCTCGCGGCGCACCTCAAACGCCGGACGTTCGGGCTGGAACTCGACGAGATCTCCCAGCTGCTGCAGGAGCGCGAGGGCATGCTGCACGGTGTGCGCGAAGGCGTCATCGCCTTCGACCGGCGTGACCGCGTCAGCGTCGTGAACGACGAGGCGCAGCGGTTGCTGGGCGTCCAGGTGAGCGCGGTGGGGGAGCACCTCAACGACGTACTGCCCGAGGGGCGCCTGCGTGATGCGCTCGCCGGGAGGGACACCAAAGGGGACGACATCGTCCTCACCGACGACGTGATCCTGGTGATCAACCGGATGCCCGTCACGGTGGCCGGGCGCCCGCACGGCTCGATCGTGACGCTGCGAGATCGCACCGAGGTGGCCGGCCTGCGCAGCGAGCTGGACGGTGAGCGCGGCCTGACCGACTCCCTGCGCGCTCAGCAACACGAGTTCGCGAACCGGCTGCACGCCGTCGCCGGACTGCTGCAGCTGGGGTACTCCGACGAGGCGCTCGACTACGTCCTGCAGATCCAGGGGACCGGGGCGGAGTTCGACAACACGCTGCGCACGCACATCGAGGCGCCGCAGGTCGTCGGACTCCTCCTGGGAAAGGCGGCGGAGGCCAGCGAGCGCGGCATCGAGCTGGTGATCGCCCCGGAGACCTGGCTCGGCGAATCGCCCGACAAGGTGCAGGCGCTCACCAGCATCCTCGGCAACCTGATCGACAACGCGTTCGCCGCGCTCGGCACGGTGCCCGCGCCGCGCAGAGTGGTGGTCGCGATCGTCGAGGACGAGAGCGAGGTGACGATCACCGTCGCCGACAACGGTCCCGGCATCCCCGCCGGGAGCGAGCGGATGATCTTCCGTGACGGCTACAGCACCAACGAGCAGGCCGGCGCCCGTCCCCGCGGGCTCGGCCTCGCGCTGGTCGAACGGCTCGTGACCAAGCTGGGCGGTTCGACCGTCGTCTCCGGTGGCCCCGGCGCCCGCTTCACCGTGCGGCTGCCGATCGCTTCCCCGTCCGTGCCCATCGGCAGCGGTGCGCCCGAATGA
- a CDS encoding ABC transporter ATP-binding protein codes for MTADDAARIEISGLTKRFLTPKGEAFTAIHDVSLVIEPGQFCAIVGPTGCGKSTTLGQVSGLERPSAGTVKVGGKVVNGVTQGVSFMFQADALFPWKTVLANVMTGPTLRGMGKKEAVSLARDWLRRVGLSGFEDRYPHQLSGGMRKRVGMAAALINEPKILLMDEPFGALDVQTKAIMQTELLGLWEQSRPSVLFITHDLDEAVALSDRVLIMTSSPGSIKQSFDIDLPRPRGDVQTIRHERRFLELQDRIWSSLKDEVQRAYAQTAGAA; via the coding sequence ATGACAGCCGACGACGCGGCGCGTATCGAGATCTCAGGTCTGACCAAACGCTTCCTCACCCCCAAGGGCGAGGCCTTCACCGCCATCCACGACGTCAGCCTCGTGATCGAACCGGGGCAGTTCTGCGCGATCGTCGGCCCGACGGGGTGCGGCAAGTCGACCACGTTGGGCCAGGTCTCCGGACTCGAGCGCCCGAGCGCGGGGACGGTCAAGGTCGGCGGCAAGGTCGTGAACGGCGTGACCCAGGGCGTCAGCTTCATGTTCCAGGCCGACGCGCTCTTCCCGTGGAAGACGGTGCTCGCCAACGTGATGACCGGGCCCACCCTGCGCGGGATGGGCAAGAAGGAGGCCGTCTCGCTCGCCCGCGACTGGCTGCGACGGGTGGGACTGTCCGGTTTCGAGGACCGCTACCCCCATCAGCTCTCCGGCGGCATGCGCAAGCGGGTCGGGATGGCCGCGGCCCTGATCAACGAGCCGAAGATCCTGCTGATGGACGAGCCGTTCGGTGCGCTGGACGTGCAGACCAAAGCCATCATGCAGACCGAACTGCTCGGGCTGTGGGAGCAGTCGCGTCCCTCGGTGCTTTTCATCACCCACGATCTGGACGAGGCCGTCGCCCTGTCCGATCGGGTCCTGATCATGACCAGCAGCCCGGGGTCCATCAAGCAGTCGTTCGACATCGATCTACCCCGCCCGCGGGGGGACGTGCAGACCATCCGCCATGAGCGGCGATTCCTCGAACTGCAGGACCGCATCTGGTCGTCACTGAAGGACGAGGTCCAGCGGGCCTACGCCCAGACGGCAGGTGCGGCATGA
- a CDS encoding response regulator produces MSEDVLGVVIVDDDFRVADIHGALVQRVPGYQVVGKAHTAAQAVDQVRTLRPDLVLMDVYLPDGNGLDVLRTLLDEPDPPAVIVITAAREIASVRAAMQLGAVHYLVKPFDFSLLIERLTAYRQLRHRLAGLPGEPAQSEVDELFGMLRATPSPMPRPAKGHSAPTLELVRNVVRSTTGDVSAAEVAGEVGISRATAQRYLNYLEQQGLVQLRLKYGAAGRPEHRYHPRA; encoded by the coding sequence ATGAGCGAGGACGTGCTCGGTGTGGTCATCGTCGACGACGACTTCCGTGTCGCCGACATCCACGGCGCCCTCGTCCAGCGCGTCCCGGGGTATCAGGTCGTCGGAAAGGCGCACACCGCCGCGCAGGCGGTGGACCAGGTCCGGACACTGCGCCCGGATCTGGTGCTCATGGATGTCTACCTGCCCGACGGGAACGGGTTGGACGTGCTGCGTACCCTGCTCGACGAGCCCGATCCTCCCGCCGTCATCGTCATCACCGCGGCGCGCGAGATCGCCTCCGTCCGGGCGGCGATGCAGCTGGGAGCGGTGCACTATCTGGTGAAGCCGTTCGACTTCAGTCTGCTGATCGAGCGGCTCACGGCGTACCGGCAGCTGCGTCACCGCCTCGCCGGTCTGCCGGGCGAGCCGGCGCAGTCCGAGGTCGACGAACTGTTCGGGATGCTCCGCGCGACGCCCTCGCCGATGCCCCGCCCCGCGAAGGGACACTCCGCGCCGACGCTGGAGCTGGTCCGCAACGTCGTCCGGTCCACGACCGGTGACGTGTCGGCCGCCGAGGTCGCGGGCGAGGTCGGGATCAGTCGCGCCACGGCCCAGCGCTACCTCAACTACCTCGAACAGCAGGGTCTCGTGCAGCTACGACTGAAGTACGGCGCCGCCGGCAGGCCCGAGCATCGCTACCACCCGCGCGCCTGA
- a CDS encoding ABC transporter permease, translating to MSSTIPGRTGLVETESDVQVTSLRARRRRTRKLWIARILVPVIVIGGWQLLTSVGWLDKFFFGQPTGIWHSLVHLFTKGTAFGTIWLNLWITISEALYGFLLGTVTGIVVGLILGQNRFLADVLGPYIKVLNSIPRIILGSIFIVAFGLGTFPKVLLASVLVFFIVFFNAFQGVREVDQNLIANIRVLGASPLQVARHVTIPSALTWIIASLHTAFGFAIIGALVAEVLGAQHGIGLIISQAQGNFDPDTVFASMAIMAVVTLTAEYLITLLERRVLSWRPPSRWEIQAI from the coding sequence ATGAGTTCGACGATCCCCGGGCGGACCGGGCTGGTCGAGACCGAATCCGACGTGCAGGTGACCTCGCTGCGGGCCCGACGCCGTCGTACGCGGAAGCTCTGGATCGCACGAATCCTGGTGCCGGTCATCGTGATCGGCGGATGGCAACTGCTCACCTCCGTCGGTTGGCTCGACAAGTTCTTCTTCGGTCAGCCGACCGGCATCTGGCACAGCCTGGTGCACCTGTTCACGAAGGGCACCGCGTTCGGCACCATCTGGTTGAACCTGTGGATCACCATCTCCGAAGCGCTCTACGGCTTCCTCCTGGGCACCGTGACGGGGATCGTGGTCGGTCTCATCCTCGGCCAGAACAGGTTCCTCGCCGACGTGCTCGGTCCGTACATCAAGGTGCTGAACTCCATCCCCCGGATCATCCTGGGCTCGATCTTCATCGTGGCGTTCGGCCTGGGGACCTTCCCCAAGGTGCTGCTGGCATCGGTGCTCGTGTTCTTCATCGTCTTCTTCAACGCCTTCCAGGGCGTGCGCGAGGTGGATCAGAACCTCATCGCGAACATCCGGGTGCTCGGGGCATCGCCGTTGCAGGTCGCCCGGCACGTCACGATCCCGTCGGCGCTGACCTGGATCATCGCGAGCCTGCACACCGCATTCGGCTTCGCCATCATCGGCGCTCTCGTGGCCGAGGTGCTCGGCGCGCAGCACGGGATCGGCCTGATCATCAGCCAGGCGCAGGGCAACTTCGACCCGGACACCGTCTTCGCCTCCATGGCGATCATGGCCGTCGTCACGCTCACCGCGGAGTACCTCATCACCCTCCTGGAACGGCGCGTCCTGTCGTGGCGGCCGCCGAGCCGATGGGAGATCCAGGCCATCTGA